One genomic segment of Brevibacillus laterosporus LMG 15441 includes these proteins:
- a CDS encoding PucR family transcriptional regulator — protein sequence MQQNLFEQYQHSDIDELADVIGELLQNPITIEDLDHRLIAYSSHGDSTDPARWSTIMGRRVPETVLARLWKDGVFQQLFSQKDPVHIPEKKEIGLGKRVAIAIRRGNDILGYIWAQEVNRALTSWDDEILRQAAKEAVPRLLQRQGKRKAEQDRQKEFLWELLLGGHSEETKLQQKAINLHMKIVPPLMVCTIEVLEGKGEQLHQLLYPLLMRDKMYSLTDGSQLILLLQHPKGQAATEDALVTYSEQFLGECMSKLTDKFGKGKAHIGCGRPVCSLIEGRQSYQEALQMNVIKRLFPQETERILRFQQLGIYRFLPQIKSWNKEQAYKNDQLAKLLYYDQENQTNLTETLEVFLDHVGKVNRTAAHLHIHINTLSYRLKRIEEIMQIDLDDPNLRYSLYIDLKVMKLG from the coding sequence ATGCAGCAAAATTTGTTTGAGCAGTACCAGCATAGTGATATTGATGAATTGGCAGATGTTATAGGTGAATTACTACAAAATCCAATTACCATTGAAGATTTGGATCATCGATTGATTGCTTATAGCTCTCATGGTGATAGTACCGATCCAGCGCGTTGGTCTACGATTATGGGACGGCGTGTGCCAGAAACAGTATTAGCACGGCTCTGGAAGGATGGCGTTTTTCAACAGCTCTTTTCGCAAAAGGACCCCGTACATATTCCTGAAAAGAAAGAGATTGGACTTGGAAAACGGGTTGCAATTGCGATACGCAGAGGCAATGATATCTTGGGCTATATCTGGGCGCAGGAGGTAAATCGTGCCTTGACCTCCTGGGATGATGAAATTCTTCGTCAGGCTGCTAAGGAAGCGGTGCCTCGACTGCTACAACGACAAGGAAAGCGCAAAGCCGAGCAGGATAGACAAAAAGAATTCCTCTGGGAGCTTTTACTTGGTGGACATAGCGAGGAGACGAAGCTGCAACAGAAGGCGATTAATCTACACATGAAGATTGTTCCTCCATTGATGGTTTGTACCATAGAGGTTCTGGAAGGCAAGGGTGAACAGCTGCACCAATTGCTTTATCCTCTATTGATGCGAGATAAAATGTATAGCTTAACAGATGGTTCTCAGCTGATTTTGCTTCTGCAGCACCCTAAAGGGCAAGCTGCTACAGAAGACGCGTTGGTTACTTATTCTGAGCAATTTTTAGGGGAATGTATGTCCAAGCTCACAGATAAGTTTGGAAAGGGAAAAGCCCATATTGGCTGTGGCCGCCCGGTTTGTTCCCTCATTGAAGGGCGTCAAAGCTATCAGGAGGCTTTGCAAATGAATGTGATCAAACGGCTGTTTCCTCAGGAGACAGAGCGGATACTGAGATTTCAGCAATTGGGAATCTACCGTTTCTTGCCTCAGATTAAAAGCTGGAATAAAGAACAAGCCTACAAGAATGATCAGCTAGCTAAACTGCTTTATTATGATCAAGAAAACCAAACGAATTTAACCGAAACGTTGGAGGTCTTTCTCGATCATGTCGGAAAGGTTAACCGAACAGCGGCTCATCTGCATATCCATATTAATACGCTTAGCTATCGTTTAAAGCGCATTGAAGAAATCATGCAGATTGATTTAGATGATCCGAACCTGCGATATTCACTCTATATTGATTTAAAGGTAATGAAGCTGGGATAG
- a CDS encoding MFS transporter, giving the protein MDIIRIFKNKNYTYLFLANVTSSMGNKIGLIAFTLYILTRFSSQPIFATITELMYSLPMLVIFLFIGAVADRFDRKKIASWADFICAFLSLGLLFSIAIDSIVLSFFIIFVRSAVSNFFGPAQRAIMQGILTEKEYPVATGLNQMVNSILILVGSSISIFLYWHIGIEGAILVDAISYLVSGLLIQLCNIKVEIRLPNGEKSWKDVSIVALLSDFSKGVRYIWNNKLVLAISSAFFLFGIINAGYALIPTYALKYKLAPESYETVLLWMGIVSGVGSLFGSVVGSYLATKMKLYHIAVLSLIIMGSSVVFSGLTNNVSIFILLDFFISLAFPLLNIGFGGWLPSLVDPKIIGRVYGCLTPMMMLSHSVTLGIIAVTFPVYISVSFLFFIHGTCMLLAAIFYYYIFQKNFANKRVVEQQM; this is encoded by the coding sequence TTGGATATCATAAGAATATTCAAAAATAAAAACTATACATATCTTTTTCTGGCGAATGTAACCTCCTCTATGGGCAATAAAATTGGTCTTATCGCATTCACATTATATATTCTTACAAGATTTTCTTCACAGCCTATCTTTGCTACCATTACAGAATTAATGTACTCTCTCCCCATGCTTGTCATTTTCTTGTTCATTGGTGCTGTAGCAGATCGTTTTGACCGCAAAAAGATTGCTTCTTGGGCGGATTTTATTTGTGCTTTTCTTTCTCTAGGATTACTTTTTTCTATTGCCATTGATTCCATCGTCCTTTCCTTTTTCATCATATTTGTGAGGAGTGCAGTCTCTAATTTTTTTGGTCCTGCACAAAGAGCTATCATGCAAGGCATTTTAACCGAAAAGGAATATCCAGTAGCTACCGGTTTAAATCAAATGGTAAACAGTATTCTTATATTAGTAGGCAGTTCCATTAGTATCTTTCTTTATTGGCACATTGGTATAGAGGGAGCAATCTTGGTAGATGCCATATCATATCTGGTATCTGGATTGCTAATCCAATTATGCAATATCAAAGTAGAAATCAGATTGCCAAATGGTGAGAAATCGTGGAAAGATGTATCAATAGTAGCCTTGCTATCAGATTTCAGCAAAGGTGTTCGATATATTTGGAATAATAAACTAGTATTAGCCATATCAAGTGCTTTTTTTCTATTTGGAATTATAAATGCCGGTTATGCACTCATTCCTACTTACGCATTGAAGTATAAACTTGCTCCAGAGTCATATGAGACAGTATTGCTATGGATGGGGATTGTGTCAGGGGTAGGTTCTTTGTTTGGAAGTGTAGTCGGGTCCTATTTAGCAACTAAAATGAAACTATATCACATAGCAGTTCTTTCCCTTATAATTATGGGGAGCTCGGTTGTTTTCTCAGGTCTTACGAACAACGTCTCCATTTTTATTCTCCTTGATTTTTTCATTTCTTTGGCTTTTCCCTTATTAAATATAGGTTTTGGCGGTTGGTTGCCAAGCCTCGTTGACCCCAAAATAATTGGAAGAGTATACGGGTGCCTTACGCCTATGATGATGCTGTCACATTCTGTTACGTTGGGGATTATCGCAGTTACGTTCCCTGTCTATATAAGTGTAAGCTTCTTATTCTTCATACACGGCACATGTATGCTTCTAGCGGCCATTTTTTACTACTATATCTTTCAAAAGAATTTTGCAAATAAGCGAGTTGTTGAGCAACAGATGTAA
- a CDS encoding PqqD family protein, with protein MMSPYQVNKDIFYDQNAEGIFVLTPEGQTILFEDEVACTLWTHICTKETITLEEMLKEISGKFNVNTENTMITNDIQMFLDELVRHRLLTT; from the coding sequence ATGATGTCTCCCTATCAAGTAAACAAAGATATCTTCTATGATCAAAATGCAGAGGGTATATTTGTCCTTACACCTGAAGGACAAACGATATTGTTTGAGGATGAAGTAGCCTGTACACTGTGGACACATATTTGTACGAAAGAAACAATTACGCTTGAAGAGATGCTAAAAGAGATATCGGGAAAATTTAATGTTAATACAGAAAATACGATGATTACAAATGATATACAGATGTTTTTAGATGAATTAGTTAGGCATAGGTTACTTACTACCTAG
- a CDS encoding radical SAM/SPASM domain-containing protein — MLVTDDVLTFPRLAVYREKEDYIIHNYLVSSWIVLNQQEYEIAHEMIYNKKSPQGLIDEQYDASLVKRVIGLIRLYKIDSFKVDTENKQSMHKPVPKSVYFVTTYKCNLNCVYCYAESSPNRSMDNDISTEEAKRVITEVKELGTKTIVFTGGEAFLRKDLVELMEYSDSLGLHVHMISNGSFISNKEIANKIAEITKLVTISLDSMIEDEHDKNRGKGSWQKAKKAIDLLLEAGCKLKINQTITKNNMDAVEDVIDYTNKNNIRLIIAPVASLGRGKTHEHELNYVQRIKIENTIINKQPNFDAVNQFYIKNHCGHAYSEFSVDSKGDVFPCKIMHNPQFLGGNVKDKSLEEIYYESPVFTASRNRITDNLPICGKCTFKHMCGGGCRAIQWSDTDSIDGTNTEECKIIKSNLKKHMWNYFRKSKEEVPS; from the coding sequence AATTACTTGGTGAGTAGTTGGATTGTGTTGAATCAGCAAGAATATGAAATAGCGCATGAAATGATTTACAACAAAAAGTCACCGCAGGGTTTAATTGATGAACAGTACGATGCAAGTTTGGTAAAAAGGGTCATTGGTTTGATTAGACTGTATAAGATTGATAGCTTTAAGGTAGATACTGAGAACAAGCAAAGTATGCATAAACCTGTACCTAAATCTGTTTATTTTGTTACAACATACAAATGTAATTTAAATTGTGTCTATTGTTATGCAGAAAGTAGCCCCAACAGATCTATGGATAATGATATCTCTACCGAAGAGGCTAAAAGAGTCATCACAGAAGTAAAGGAATTAGGGACAAAAACGATTGTTTTTACAGGGGGAGAGGCATTTTTACGAAAAGATCTCGTGGAATTAATGGAATATTCCGATTCCTTAGGGTTACATGTCCATATGATTTCAAATGGTTCTTTTATTTCTAACAAAGAGATAGCTAACAAAATTGCCGAGATTACGAAATTAGTAACGATAAGCCTTGATTCCATGATCGAGGACGAGCATGACAAAAATAGGGGAAAAGGATCGTGGCAGAAAGCGAAAAAGGCCATTGATTTATTGCTAGAAGCTGGTTGTAAGTTAAAAATTAACCAGACAATCACGAAAAATAATATGGATGCTGTGGAGGACGTAATCGATTATACAAATAAAAATAACATCAGGCTCATTATAGCTCCTGTAGCTTCATTAGGAAGAGGCAAGACTCACGAACACGAATTAAATTATGTGCAACGTATAAAAATCGAAAACACAATCATCAACAAACAACCTAACTTTGATGCTGTTAACCAGTTTTACATTAAAAATCATTGTGGTCACGCGTACAGTGAGTTTTCGGTTGATAGCAAAGGCGATGTATTTCCCTGTAAAATCATGCATAATCCCCAGTTTTTAGGTGGGAATGTAAAAGACAAATCGTTAGAAGAAATTTATTACGAATCTCCAGTCTTTACTGCATCACGAAACAGAATCACGGATAACTTACCGATTTGTGGAAAATGTACATTTAAACATATGTGTGGAGGTGGATGCAGAGCTATCCAATGGAGCGATACAGACAGTATAGATGGCACAAACACGGAAGAATGCAAAATTATAAAAAGTAACTTGAAAAAACATATGTGGAATTATTTTAGAAAATCAAAAGAGGAGGTTCCTTCCTAA